One genomic segment of Panicum virgatum strain AP13 chromosome 2N, P.virgatum_v5, whole genome shotgun sequence includes these proteins:
- the LOC120660001 gene encoding probable uridine nucleosidase 2 has protein sequence MEASNGQIHQPTEEKLIIDTDPGIDDSIAIMMAFQSPGVQVLGLTTIFGNCTTEHATRNALILCEKAGHPEVPVAEGSHEPLKGGKPCVADFVHGSDGLGEIELPDPTIKKVDQSAAESLVDKVLQFPGEVSVLALGPLTNVALAIKKDPSFVKNVKKIVVLGGAFFAAGNATPSAEANIHSDPEAADIVFTSGAEIYVVGLNITTQVSFTDKDLLELRNSKGKHAQFLCDVCKFYLDWHIKSYGAPVIFLHDPVSFAALVRPDLFTFRKGVVRVETQGICAGHTSMDLLLKKWNSENPWTGHSPISVAWTVDVPKMVAFVKELVTRE, from the exons ATGGAGGCCAGCAACGGGCAGATCCACCAGCCGACGGAGGAGAAGCTCATCATCGACACGGATCCCGGCATCG ATGACAGCATAGCAATTATGATGGCATTTCAGTCGCCAGGCGTGCAAGTGCTAGGGCTCACCACCATTTTCGGCAATTGCACAACGGAGCACGCCACACGCAATGCCTTGATCCTG TGCGAGAAGGCAGGCCATCCTGAGGTTCCAGTAGCAGAGGGCAGCCATGAGCCTCTAAAG GGAGGAAAGCCGTGTGTTGCCGACTTTGTTCACGGATCTGACGGCCTTGGGGAGATAGAGCTTCCTGATCCCACTATCAAGAAAGTTGACCAAAGCGCTGCTGAATCCTTGGTTGATAAGGTCTTACAGTTTCCTGGAGAGGTCTCCGTACTCGCCTTGGGCCCTCTGACGAACGTAGCATTG GCTATCAAGAAGGATCCCTCCTTTGTGAAAAACGTTAAAAAGATTGTTGTGCTGGGTGGGGCCTTCTTTGCAGCTGGAAATGCCACCCCTTCTGCTGAAGCAAAT ATCCACAGTGACCCGGAGGCAGCGGATATAGTTTTCACTTCTGGGGCTGAAATCTACGTGGTTGGCCTCAACATCACAACGCAAGTCAGCTTCACAG ACAAGGATCTCCTGGAGCTGAGGAACTCGAAAGGGAAGCACGCGCAGTTCCTATGCGACGTGTGCAAGTTCTACCTGGACTGGCACATCAAGTCTTACGGCGCCCCTG TAATTTTCCTCCATGACCCCGTGAGCTTCGCGGCGCTGGTTCGCCCGGACCTGTTCACGTTCAGGAAGGGCGTGGTGAGGGTGGAGACCCAGGGCATCTGCGCCGGGCATACCTCCATGGACTTGTTGCTGAAGAA GTGGAATTCGGAGAACCCGTGGACTGGCCACTCGCCGATCTCGGTCGCGTGGACGGTCGACGTGCCCAAGATGGTCGCGTTTGTGAAGGAGCTCGTCACCAGAGAGTGA